Genomic window (Vicinamibacteria bacterium):
ACAACGATTTCCCGGTTTCGCCGACGTCACGTATCGAGATTGGCGCGCGCTCTTGTCCCGGCTCGCGAGCGAAGCCAAACATGCGCGGTGGCGTGGCCCGGTCATTTTCGACGAGTTGCCTTATTTGGTGCTTGCATCTCCGGAGCTTCCGAGCGTGCTGCAACGCTTCGTGGATCACGACGGCCGTGACGCCAGGCTCGTCGTCGCGATCGCAGGGTCGAGTCAGCGCATGATGCAAGGGATGGTCTTGTCCGCGGATGCTCCGCTATACGGCCGTGCCCAAGAAATCCTGCACCTCCGGCCGCTGGACCCGTCCTTCTTGATCAAGGCTTTCCGCGCTCGTGACGGCATTCGGCTCGTGGAGCACTTCACCGCTTGGGGCGGAGTTCCTCGCTACTGGGAGCTCGCCATCGAATCGTCGCGCAATCCTCGCGCCGCCGTCGAACGATTGGTCCTCGACCCGCTGGGCCCTCTTCATCGCGAGCCCGATCGAATTCTCATCGAGGAGGTGCCTACTGCGACCGAAGTGCGACCCGTTCTCGATGCCATCGGAAACGGCGCGAACCGCGTGTCGGAGATCGCGGCGCGGGTGGGGCGTCCCGCCACCTCGATTTCCCGGCCGCTCGAACGCCTCGTTTCGATGGGGCTTGTGAGACGGGAAACTCCATTTGGTGAGCCGGAGAAGACGTCGAGACGCAGCCTCTACAAGATCGACGATCCGTTTTTCAGACTCTGGTTTCGGGTGGTGGCCTCCCATCGAGGCCAGTTGGCGTCGGGCTCGAGCTCGTCCCGGCTGGAGCTCATCGAACGCTTCTGGGACCATCTCGCCGCCG
Coding sequences:
- a CDS encoding ATP-binding protein, with the protein product MLFINRSEEMSRLERIVRRKEGSLAVVTGRRRLGKTRLLLEWANKHEGLYSVADLSSAEIQRAYFAQSVAQRFPGFADVTYRDWRALLSRLASEAKHARWRGPVIFDELPYLVLASPELPSVLQRFVDHDGRDARLVVAIAGSSQRMMQGMVLSADAPLYGRAQEILHLRPLDPSFLIKAFRARDGIRLVEHFTAWGGVPRYWELAIESSRNPRAAVERLVLDPLGPLHREPDRILIEEVPTATEVRPVLDAIGNGANRVSEIAARVGRPATSISRPLERLVSMGLVRRETPFGEPEKTSRRSLYKIDDPFFRLWFRVVASHRGQLASGSSSSRLELIERFWDHLAAAAWEDMCRLRLPKMVGDTYLGSRGPWGPVSRWWKANEPEWDIVCQSLNGGVLLVGEAKWSARPRSMLAVEKDRAALERRPLPSLPERYGNRDVVRALFVPQLGKGVARPRTGPIVVTASDLLR